A stretch of the Thiocystis violascens DSM 198 genome encodes the following:
- the hyfB gene encoding hydrogenase 4 subunit B translates to MQMNPVLPLAGLAVALALASSAVSLFASREPRVLRRFAMPLVGLAGLAALAAGLWALLAGGSVTATLPLGLPWQPWRVRVDALSGLFLMIIGLVTVAVGIYGRSYVRGYERGRDSLTALGGFTGLFLTGMLLVVMADDAFLFMVAWEVMSLSSYFLVAFQHEHAANRRAAFLYLLMAHVGGLAILLGFGVLAAFGHGFEFAAMREAALSPGWASVAFALVCVGFGMKAGLMPLHAWLPEAHPVAPSYISALMSGVMLKMAVYGFIRVVFDLIGQIQWQWGVIALLVGSVSALMGVLFALMQTDLKRLLAYSSVENLGIIFIALGLSLLFLGTGHPLLGSLALIAALYHSINHALFKGLLFLGAGTILHGTHERDLEQMGGLLRRMPWTGSFFLIGCLSISALPPFNGFVSEWLIFQSALQAWQLDSGVLRSIIPITSAVLALTGALVAATFVKVYGIAFLGQARSRHVRHARQGAVGMRVGQGLLAGLCVLFGVLPTQVIALIEPVSVQLLGGGLPQSGARGWLWLTPISSDTASYSAPLTILLLALIAGVAFWWFARGVPRRIRRSDPWDCGFAPPSPRMQYTAASFAQPIRRVFGLLFEIDESRPTFDDPAPRYRLKLTDRAWGLFYLPVARAVESASRRVVRLQSGNVRVYLGWTLGTLLVLLWIIS, encoded by the coding sequence ATGCAGATGAATCCAGTCCTGCCGCTGGCCGGGCTGGCGGTGGCGCTGGCCCTGGCCTCGTCCGCCGTGTCGCTGTTCGCCAGCCGCGAGCCGCGCGTGTTGCGGCGATTCGCCATGCCGCTGGTCGGGCTGGCCGGTCTCGCGGCGCTGGCGGCGGGGCTGTGGGCCTTGCTCGCGGGCGGTAGCGTCACCGCGACCCTGCCGCTCGGGTTGCCCTGGCAGCCGTGGCGGGTGCGGGTCGACGCGCTGTCCGGGCTCTTTCTGATGATCATCGGTCTGGTGACCGTCGCGGTCGGTATCTATGGCCGCTCCTATGTCCGTGGCTACGAACGCGGTCGCGATTCGCTGACGGCGCTCGGCGGTTTCACCGGTCTCTTCCTGACCGGCATGCTGCTGGTGGTGATGGCCGACGATGCCTTTCTCTTCATGGTGGCCTGGGAAGTCATGTCCCTATCCTCCTATTTTCTGGTGGCCTTCCAGCACGAGCACGCAGCCAACCGGCGTGCCGCCTTCCTTTATCTGCTCATGGCCCATGTCGGCGGACTCGCCATCCTGCTCGGCTTTGGGGTGCTGGCGGCCTTCGGTCATGGGTTCGAGTTCGCGGCCATGCGCGAGGCGGCTCTCTCGCCCGGCTGGGCGAGCGTCGCCTTCGCCCTGGTCTGCGTCGGCTTCGGCATGAAGGCGGGTTTGATGCCGCTGCATGCCTGGCTGCCGGAGGCCCATCCGGTCGCGCCCTCCTATATCTCGGCGCTGATGTCCGGGGTCATGCTGAAGATGGCGGTTTATGGCTTCATCCGCGTGGTGTTCGACCTCATCGGTCAGATCCAGTGGCAGTGGGGCGTGATCGCGCTCCTGGTCGGCAGCGTCTCGGCGCTGATGGGGGTGCTGTTCGCGCTGATGCAGACCGATCTCAAGCGACTGCTCGCCTATTCGTCGGTGGAGAATCTCGGCATCATCTTCATCGCGCTGGGGCTGTCGCTGCTGTTTCTCGGCACCGGTCATCCGCTGCTCGGTTCGCTCGCGCTGATCGCGGCGCTCTATCACTCCATCAATCACGCGCTCTTCAAGGGGCTGCTGTTCCTGGGCGCGGGTACCATCCTGCACGGCACGCACGAGCGCGATCTGGAACAGATGGGCGGTCTGCTGCGGCGCATGCCCTGGACCGGATCTTTCTTTCTGATCGGCTGTCTGTCCATCTCCGCACTGCCGCCCTTCAATGGCTTTGTCTCCGAATGGCTGATTTTTCAATCGGCCCTGCAGGCCTGGCAACTCGACAGCGGCGTGCTGCGCAGCATCATCCCGATCACCTCGGCGGTGCTGGCGCTCACCGGCGCGCTGGTGGCAGCGACCTTCGTTAAGGTCTACGGCATCGCCTTTCTCGGTCAGGCGCGCTCGCGTCATGTGCGCCACGCCCGCCAAGGCGCGGTCGGCATGCGCGTCGGCCAGGGTCTGCTGGCGGGGTTGTGCGTGTTGTTCGGCGTCCTGCCGACCCAGGTCATCGCCCTGATCGAGCCGGTGTCGGTGCAGTTATTGGGTGGCGGATTGCCCCAGTCGGGCGCCCGGGGCTGGTTGTGGCTGACGCCGATCTCGTCGGACACGGCGAGCTACAGCGCGCCGTTGACCATTCTGCTGCTGGCGCTGATCGCCGGGGTGGCGTTCTGGTGGTTTGCGCGCGGGGTGCCGCGACGCATCCGTCGCAGCGATCCATGGGACTGCGGTTTCGCGCCGCCCTCGCCACGGATGCAGTACACGGCGGCCTCGTTCGCGCAACCGATCCGGCGGGTGTTCGGACTGCTGTTCGAGATCGACGAATCTCGACCGACGTTCGATGACCCGGCTCCGCGTTATCGGCTCAAACTGACCGACCGCGCCTGGGGGCTTTTCTATCTCCCGGTGGCGCGCGCGGTCGAATCGGCCTCGCGGCGGGTGGTGCGTCTGCAGTCGGGGAATGTGCGGGTCTATCTCGGCTGGACGCTAGGGACACTGTTGGTGCTGCTATGGATCATCTCGTGA
- a CDS encoding ArsR family transcriptional regulator: protein MQSFSQPEGVPTLQEILDCLRNLGQQLDSEIAAATGIPLADVRRRLLELSKKGGIMTCHATRFIDGQKIEGMLCRAIGPASSLNPVRASKLKNNRHG, encoded by the coding sequence ATGCAATCTTTCTCTCAACCGGAAGGAGTGCCGACGTTGCAGGAAATTTTGGACTGTCTCAGAAACCTTGGTCAGCAACTCGATTCGGAGATCGCCGCCGCGACCGGAATCCCGCTCGCCGATGTGCGCCGTCGTCTCTTGGAACTCTCGAAAAAAGGCGGCATCATGACCTGCCACGCCACACGTTTCATCGATGGCCAGAAAATTGAAGGGATGCTGTGTCGGGCGATTGGCCCCGCCTCTTCACTCAACCCCGTCCGAGCCTCGAAATTGAAGAACAATCGCCATGGTTAA
- a CDS encoding methyltransferase domain-containing protein, producing the protein MNHEAGLARGTLLELPGAGVGERGHLRLLESAPCDPQQIYARILSERYGKPFIVDDGRTRRLYFSLRFIQSSMRIDDPVTLDFAYTRKMMAFLLFVPDPSEVLMVGLGGGSLAKFCHRHLPDTHLTVVEISPDVIALRGEFGVPEDARIKIVQADAAEYLPSAEGDTEVLLLDGFDASGIAPAFLRRGFYEAARRRLRPGGLLVANFCGPPQRWYRHFRLLDDAFDGRVHLGRVTYADNHIAFAFADTGFPLDWARLAKRARALADRIPLDFPEFVDRLRAGAGLRRELRRLQ; encoded by the coding sequence ATGAACCATGAAGCCGGGCTTGCACGTGGCACCCTCTTGGAACTCCCCGGAGCCGGGGTGGGCGAGCGCGGTCATCTGCGCCTGCTCGAATCGGCGCCGTGCGATCCGCAACAGATTTACGCGCGGATTCTGAGCGAGCGTTACGGCAAGCCGTTCATCGTCGACGATGGGCGGACGCGACGCCTCTATTTCAGTCTGCGCTTTATCCAGAGTTCCATGCGCATCGACGACCCGGTCACCCTCGATTTCGCCTATACGCGCAAGATGATGGCCTTTCTGCTGTTCGTCCCGGATCCCAGCGAGGTGCTGATGGTGGGGTTGGGCGGCGGTTCGCTGGCCAAGTTCTGTCACCGCCATCTGCCCGATACACACCTGACCGTGGTCGAGATCAGCCCCGACGTGATCGCTCTGCGCGGCGAATTCGGCGTTCCCGAGGACGCGCGCATCAAGATCGTTCAGGCCGACGCCGCCGAGTATCTGCCGAGCGCCGAGGGCGATACCGAGGTGCTGCTGCTGGACGGTTTCGACGCCAGCGGCATCGCCCCGGCGTTTCTCCGGCGCGGCTTCTACGAGGCGGCACGCCGTCGACTGCGGCCGGGAGGGCTGCTCGTCGCCAACTTCTGCGGCCCGCCGCAACGCTGGTATCGGCATTTTCGTTTGCTCGATGACGCCTTCGACGGGCGCGTCCATCTGGGGCGCGTGACCTACGCCGACAATCACATTGCCTTCGCCTTTGCCGATACCGGTTTTCCGCTCGACTGGGCGCGCCTGGCGAAACGGGCGCGGGCGCTGGCGGATCGAATTCCGCTCGATTTTCCCGAGTTCGTGGACCGGCTGCGCGCCGGGGCGGGTCTGCGACGGGAATTACGCCGATTGCAGTGA
- a CDS encoding HAD-IB family hydrolase — translation MNQTKPVVAAFDFDGTITTRDTFVPFLALAFGRVRVGLAFASLAGEALKVVLKRSDRDRFKARIIGRLFPGHSVPSLRRVGDAHARAVEALFRPAALERIAWHRSQGHRLVMVSASLDLYLEPVAARLGFDDLLCTRPAGDPLLFDGGMDGANCRGAEKVRRLEGLLGDLTQYELHAYGDSAGDREMLEVADVAYYRPFE, via the coding sequence ATGAATCAAACGAAACCTGTCGTCGCCGCCTTTGACTTCGACGGCACCATCACCACCCGGGATACCTTCGTCCCGTTTCTGGCACTCGCCTTTGGCCGTGTCCGCGTTGGGCTGGCCTTCGCGAGCCTAGCCGGCGAAGCGCTGAAGGTTGTCCTGAAACGCTCCGATCGCGATCGTTTCAAGGCCCGGATCATCGGCAGGCTCTTTCCCGGACACTCGGTCCCATCGTTGCGGCGGGTCGGAGACGCGCACGCCCGCGCGGTGGAAGCGCTCTTTCGACCCGCCGCATTGGAGCGAATCGCGTGGCATCGGTCGCAGGGACACCGGCTCGTCATGGTTAGCGCCTCGCTCGATCTGTATCTGGAGCCGGTCGCGGCGCGACTGGGTTTCGACGATCTGCTCTGCACTCGGCCAGCGGGCGATCCGCTGCTGTTCGACGGCGGGATGGACGGCGCCAATTGCCGGGGGGCCGAGAAGGTCAGGCGACTGGAAGGTCTGCTCGGGGATCTGACCCAGTACGAGCTTCATGCCTACGGGGACTCGGCGGGAGACCGGGAGATGCTGGAGGTTGCGGATGTTGCGTATTACCGACCTTTCGAGTGA
- a CDS encoding helix-hairpin-helix domain-containing protein — protein MAKIVTCETLDGQTIQFVDEVIGSGAMKEVHFSPDRSYVVAFYKTRQDYQAKERLQMIAGKYRESIFNQIGGDYWQNLFCWPTAVLEHEGRLGLVAPTYPRHFFFEHGSKNNDMLGIKGKEKEGKWFAAANLRNRFVDPRELGDWLNHLKVCLLLARAVRRMHMAGLAHSDLSYKNVLVDPSQGLACVIDVDGLVVPGKYPPDVVGTPDFIAPEVVATAHLPKDDPNRKLPRRETDLHALAVLIYMYLLYRHPLRGAKVHDLDDEQRDEQLSMGERALFVEHPSDRSNRIKVARAKPTELPWADTERLPYTLTGPYLSQLFEQSFISGLHEPSQRPSANDWETALVKTVDLIQLCLNPVCEQKWYVFDNSTKPRCPFCGTPFQGKLPVLNLYSSRKEGQFRPDNHRLMVWTGQSLFHWHANNLIAPNEKLAEAHQQRVGYFVLHERRWWLVNERLPDLMEVATRTPIPIGGKLELKDGQQILLAKGEGGRLVVVQMVEA, from the coding sequence ATGGCGAAGATTGTCACCTGTGAAACGCTCGACGGCCAGACGATCCAGTTCGTCGACGAGGTCATCGGATCGGGTGCGATGAAGGAGGTGCATTTTTCGCCCGATCGATCCTATGTGGTCGCCTTCTACAAGACCCGGCAGGATTATCAAGCGAAAGAGCGCCTTCAGATGATCGCCGGCAAATACCGGGAGAGTATCTTCAATCAGATCGGCGGCGACTACTGGCAAAACCTCTTCTGCTGGCCGACGGCGGTGCTCGAACACGAGGGTCGGCTGGGGCTGGTGGCGCCGACCTATCCGCGCCATTTCTTTTTCGAGCATGGCTCGAAAAATAACGACATGCTCGGCATCAAGGGGAAGGAAAAGGAAGGCAAGTGGTTCGCGGCGGCCAATCTGCGCAACCGTTTCGTCGATCCTCGGGAACTGGGCGACTGGCTCAACCATCTGAAGGTCTGTCTGCTACTCGCGCGCGCCGTGCGCCGCATGCACATGGCTGGGCTCGCGCATTCCGACCTCTCCTATAAAAACGTCCTGGTCGATCCGTCCCAGGGGCTGGCCTGCGTCATCGATGTCGACGGTCTGGTGGTCCCCGGTAAATATCCGCCGGATGTGGTCGGGACGCCGGACTTCATCGCCCCCGAGGTGGTTGCCACCGCCCATCTCCCGAAAGACGACCCCAACCGCAAGCTGCCGCGACGCGAGACGGATCTGCATGCCCTAGCGGTCCTCATCTACATGTATCTGCTCTACCGGCATCCACTGCGCGGGGCCAAGGTCCACGATCTCGATGACGAGCAACGCGACGAGCAGCTTTCCATGGGCGAGCGCGCGCTCTTCGTCGAGCACCCGAGCGACCGGAGCAATCGGATCAAGGTCGCCCGCGCCAAGCCGACCGAATTGCCCTGGGCCGATACCGAGCGACTGCCGTACACCCTCACCGGCCCCTATCTGTCCCAACTCTTCGAGCAGTCCTTCATCTCCGGTCTGCACGAGCCCTCCCAGCGCCCGTCGGCGAACGACTGGGAGACCGCGCTGGTCAAGACGGTCGATCTGATTCAGCTCTGTCTGAATCCGGTGTGCGAACAGAAGTGGTATGTGTTCGATAATTCTACCAAACCCCGCTGTCCCTTCTGCGGGACGCCATTCCAGGGCAAACTCCCGGTCCTGAACCTCTATTCCTCTCGCAAGGAGGGGCAATTCAGACCCGATAATCACCGCCTGATGGTCTGGACCGGCCAATCGCTCTTTCATTGGCACGCGAACAACCTGATCGCCCCGAACGAGAAACTCGCCGAGGCGCATCAACAGCGGGTCGGCTATTTCGTCTTGCATGAGCGCCGATGGTGGTTGGTCAACGAACGTCTGCCCGACCTGATGGAGGTCGCGACCCGGACGCCCATCCCGATCGGCGGCAAGCTCGAACTCAAGGACGGGCAGCAGATTCTGCTCGCCAAGGGCGAGGGCGGCCGGCTGGTCGTGGTCCAGATGGTCGAAGCCTGA
- a CDS encoding PP2C family serine/threonine-protein phosphatase, which translates to MLDAAGADGTMPSAARKPTPEQRQKLAPEIENLIWGLFGPNDRPFFDRSEIAPVALDEFVQCDEVFEETFRFLDALTGIWNQRRPGRPLKPFTQDRQPKEIAMPMVLPVLSETPVSRREESKAGDESAPTEANIEETSAMPFPHPPDTPTPGSAQGSPGQVPAASTAPAKPPEPRASFQLPNGKVGVDYAARIEGRDAEGRPVRIRDVRIPDGLGLSFDPDSGELRGTPALDGDHRLPLSWYLDEKTRYSGECLLIVNPDPKSLWKVIEPPDGSPYLKPHADRRLLTGRGFSIAAASRRGRSHEHAGTFRDDDFFIGHDAQTQWSLILVADGAGSARYSREGARLAVTSAGAHLSEALAGEIGARMTAALDGWEADPEGVAQAMGAEFHYLFHKAGTLAVQSIEQEARSAGTEVRDYATTLLAAAVKRRDSETFLATFWIGDGAIAAYGPRGRVRLMGTPDGGEFAGQTRFLDHVALADQAFAKRIGIGRYADLSAVMLMTDGVSDPRFETDNGLNDPAKWDGLWGDIAPLMASPEPDRNLVDWLHFFTPGHHDDRTLALLW; encoded by the coding sequence ATGTTGGACGCGGCAGGGGCTGACGGCACGATGCCTTCCGCCGCCCGCAAGCCGACGCCCGAGCAGCGGCAAAAATTGGCGCCCGAGATCGAGAATTTGATCTGGGGGTTGTTCGGACCCAACGATCGTCCGTTCTTTGACCGGAGCGAGATTGCGCCAGTTGCGTTGGATGAGTTTGTCCAGTGCGACGAGGTGTTCGAGGAGACCTTTCGCTTTCTTGACGCGCTGACGGGGATTTGGAACCAGCGCCGTCCGGGAAGGCCGCTCAAGCCGTTTACCCAGGATCGGCAACCCAAGGAGATTGCGATGCCGATGGTGCTGCCCGTCCTGTCCGAGACTCCGGTGTCTAGGCGCGAGGAGTCCAAGGCCGGCGATGAGTCGGCGCCAACGGAGGCGAACATCGAGGAGACTTCAGCCATGCCTTTTCCGCACCCGCCCGACACCCCGACGCCTGGATCCGCTCAGGGCTCGCCCGGACAGGTTCCCGCGGCCAGCACAGCCCCAGCCAAGCCTCCAGAGCCCAGGGCAAGCTTCCAACTGCCCAATGGCAAGGTGGGCGTCGACTATGCCGCGCGCATCGAGGGACGGGATGCGGAAGGCCGACCAGTGCGTATCCGGGATGTCCGGATTCCCGATGGCCTTGGTCTGTCCTTCGACCCGGACAGCGGCGAACTTCGCGGAACCCCCGCGCTGGACGGCGACCACCGACTCCCGTTGAGCTGGTACCTGGACGAGAAAACCCGCTATTCGGGTGAGTGTCTGCTGATCGTCAACCCCGACCCCAAGAGCCTCTGGAAGGTGATCGAGCCGCCGGACGGTTCGCCTTACCTCAAGCCCCATGCAGATCGCCGCCTGCTGACCGGTCGCGGGTTCAGCATCGCCGCCGCCAGTCGTCGCGGACGCTCGCACGAGCATGCGGGAACCTTCCGCGACGACGATTTTTTCATCGGCCATGATGCACAGACGCAATGGTCCCTGATTCTGGTCGCGGACGGGGCCGGCAGCGCGCGATACTCCCGCGAAGGCGCCCGACTGGCCGTTACAAGCGCCGGCGCGCATCTGTCGGAGGCGCTGGCGGGCGAGATTGGCGCCAGGATGACCGCCGCCCTGGACGGTTGGGAGGCCGATCCCGAGGGCGTCGCGCAGGCCATGGGCGCCGAGTTTCATTATCTGTTCCACAAGGCGGGCACGCTTGCCGTGCAGTCCATCGAACAGGAGGCGCGGAGCGCGGGTACCGAGGTTCGGGATTATGCGACGACCCTGCTCGCCGCGGCGGTCAAACGGCGGGACAGCGAGACCTTTCTGGCGACCTTCTGGATAGGCGACGGGGCCATCGCGGCCTATGGGCCGCGCGGCAGGGTGCGTCTGATGGGGACGCCCGACGGCGGCGAGTTCGCCGGCCAGACGCGCTTTCTGGATCATGTCGCGCTCGCCGACCAGGCGTTCGCCAAACGCATCGGCATCGGCCGTTATGCCGACCTGAGCGCCGTCATGCTGATGACCGACGGCGTCTCCGATCCGCGCTTCGAGACCGACAACGGCTTGAACGATCCGGCGAAATGGGACGGACTCTGGGGCGACATCGCGCCGCTGATGGCCTCGCCCGAGCCCGACCGAAACCTGGTCGATTGGCTGCATTTCTTCACGCCGGGGCATCATGACGACCGTACGCTCGCGCTGCTCTGGTGA
- a CDS encoding TerY-C metal binding domain-containing protein, translating to MRRLPVFFVLDCSESMVGDHLRQMEDGFQAVVRTLRGDPHALETVHLSVIAFAGVANTIVPLIEVFSFYPPKLPLGGGTSLGAALDALMAEIDRSVVKTTPDQKGDWKPLVYLFTDGHPTDDPGPAIARWNSRYARRASLIAVGIGKDTDFSVLKRLTENVILFEETREGDFSRFVNWISASVVAQSKSLGEGLDSQTLPDLDERFMKIVKDPPPALADVACVTLVGRCQKTRKPYLIKYERELQDVATLDFKFEVPIYRLTGCYPLDEDYFAWSDTRVVDLKVNTSDLIGAPGCPHCGNATAFAVCGCGKLLCINGPEEATCPWCEKQVTFTPRPASEDDGFDVGRGRG from the coding sequence ATGCGCAGGCTTCCCGTGTTTTTCGTCCTCGATTGCTCGGAATCCATGGTGGGAGACCATCTCAGACAGATGGAAGACGGCTTTCAGGCCGTCGTCCGCACGCTGCGCGGCGATCCTCACGCGCTTGAGACCGTCCATCTCTCGGTGATCGCCTTCGCGGGCGTCGCCAACACCATCGTCCCGCTGATCGAGGTGTTTTCCTTCTATCCGCCGAAACTCCCGCTGGGCGGCGGAACCAGTCTCGGGGCCGCGCTCGATGCGCTGATGGCGGAGATCGACCGCTCGGTGGTCAAGACCACCCCTGACCAAAAGGGCGACTGGAAGCCGCTGGTCTATCTCTTCACCGACGGTCATCCGACCGACGATCCTGGTCCAGCCATTGCTCGTTGGAATTCGCGCTACGCCAGGAGAGCCTCCCTGATCGCGGTCGGGATCGGCAAGGACACCGATTTTTCGGTGCTGAAACGCCTGACCGAGAATGTCATCCTGTTCGAGGAGACGCGGGAGGGCGATTTCAGCCGATTCGTCAACTGGATCAGCGCCTCCGTCGTCGCCCAGAGCAAGAGCCTGGGCGAGGGGCTCGACAGCCAGACGCTACCGGACCTGGACGAGCGTTTCATGAAGATCGTCAAGGATCCCCCGCCAGCCCTCGCCGATGTCGCCTGCGTGACCCTGGTCGGTCGCTGTCAGAAGACCCGCAAACCCTACCTCATCAAATATGAACGCGAGCTACAGGATGTCGCCACGCTCGACTTCAAGTTCGAGGTGCCGATCTATCGGCTCACGGGCTGCTATCCGCTCGATGAAGACTATTTCGCCTGGTCGGATACTCGCGTCGTCGACCTGAAGGTGAACACCTCCGATCTGATCGGCGCGCCGGGCTGTCCGCACTGCGGCAATGCCACCGCCTTCGCGGTCTGCGGCTGCGGGAAGCTCCTGTGCATCAATGGTCCGGAAGAGGCGACCTGCCCCTGGTGCGAAAAGCAGGTGACCTTCACCCCCCGCCCGGCGAGTGAGGATGACGGGTTCGATGTTGGACGCGGCAGGGGCTGA
- a CDS encoding vWA domain-containing protein, whose amino-acid sequence MSIRRLPVYILLDTSGSMRGEPIHSVNVGLQAMLSALRQDPYALESVHLSIITFDIQARESLPLTPLADVKLDEIPAPASGATFMGAALELLIQCVDRDVKKSTADAKGDWRPLLFLMTDGSPSDLHAFRQAIPEVKRRNFGSIVACAAGPKVKQDALRELTDRVVLLDTMDAATFSGFFKWVSASVAAGSSSAGVSDQVTLPPPPPEVQLVL is encoded by the coding sequence ATGAGCATCAGAAGACTCCCCGTTTACATCCTGCTCGATACCTCCGGCTCCATGCGCGGCGAGCCCATCCACTCGGTCAATGTCGGTCTCCAGGCAATGCTGAGCGCACTGCGGCAGGATCCCTACGCGCTGGAGAGCGTCCATCTCTCCATCATCACCTTCGACATCCAGGCACGCGAATCCCTGCCGCTGACCCCGCTGGCCGATGTGAAGCTCGACGAGATCCCGGCGCCCGCGTCCGGCGCGACCTTCATGGGCGCGGCACTGGAATTGCTGATCCAGTGCGTCGACCGCGATGTGAAAAAAAGCACCGCCGACGCCAAGGGCGACTGGCGTCCGCTGCTGTTTCTCATGACCGACGGCAGCCCCTCGGATCTCCATGCCTTTCGGCAGGCCATTCCCGAGGTGAAGAGGCGCAATTTTGGCTCGATCGTCGCCTGCGCCGCCGGTCCCAAGGTCAAGCAGGACGCCCTGCGCGAACTGACCGACCGGGTCGTCCTGCTCGACACCATGGACGCGGCGACCTTCTCGGGATTCTTCAAATGGGTGTCGGCGAGCGTTGCCGCCGGGTCGAGTAGCGCGGGCGTGTCGGATCAGGTGACGCTGCCGCCGCCGCCACCCGAGGTGCAACTCGTGCTGTGA
- a CDS encoding TerC family protein → MEHFGFPVETIVIFLAVVGVSIYLDLFAHKKATEISVADAAKWSVFWIVLALSFYGYLWGRFSKEWADLYLAGYFLEKSLSVDNLMVFMAIFASFGIKSVLQHRILYWGILGALVFRAIFVLIGTSLFMASPWVGFVFAALVAWSGVQMLKNSGGGDEIEDYSDHWSVRLTGRMMPIYTKLHFDRFFVRHQELFVNGETAKQVTRNGALYATPAFLCLAAIETSDLAFSFDSVPAVISVTQEPLLVYAAMIFAILGLRSLYFVLAALTRYLVYLEKAVIALLFFIAAKMVLQSWNHAIGDTGIHISPGVSLMIILGTLGIGVVVSLMFPGPKDEDAQDRA, encoded by the coding sequence ATGGAGCATTTCGGGTTTCCCGTCGAAACCATCGTCATCTTTTTGGCCGTGGTCGGGGTGTCGATTTATCTGGATCTGTTCGCGCACAAGAAAGCGACCGAGATCAGCGTCGCCGACGCGGCCAAGTGGTCGGTCTTCTGGATCGTTCTCGCGCTGAGTTTCTATGGCTATCTCTGGGGTCGATTCAGCAAGGAATGGGCGGACCTGTACCTGGCCGGTTATTTCCTCGAAAAGAGTCTCTCGGTGGACAACCTGATGGTCTTCATGGCCATCTTCGCCTCCTTCGGGATCAAGTCCGTGCTGCAGCATCGCATCCTCTACTGGGGCATTCTCGGCGCGCTGGTCTTCCGAGCGATCTTCGTGCTGATCGGCACCAGTCTCTTCATGGCGAGCCCCTGGGTCGGTTTCGTCTTTGCCGCGCTGGTCGCCTGGAGCGGTGTGCAGATGCTCAAGAACAGCGGTGGCGGCGACGAGATCGAGGATTATTCGGACCATTGGAGCGTGCGGCTGACCGGCCGGATGATGCCCATCTACACCAAGCTGCATTTCGACCGCTTTTTCGTTCGCCATCAGGAACTCTTCGTCAATGGCGAGACCGCGAAACAGGTCACCCGCAATGGCGCGCTCTATGCGACACCGGCCTTCCTCTGTCTGGCCGCCATCGAGACCTCGGACCTGGCCTTTTCCTTCGACTCCGTGCCGGCGGTCATCTCGGTGACGCAGGAACCCCTGCTGGTCTACGCGGCCATGATCTTCGCGATCCTGGGTCTGCGCAGTCTCTATTTTGTGCTGGCGGCGCTGACCCGCTATCTGGTCTATCTGGAAAAGGCCGTCATCGCACTGCTTTTCTTCATCGCCGCCAAGATGGTTCTGCAATCCTGGAACCATGCCATCGGCGATACGGGAATACACATTTCCCCCGGAGTCAGCCTCATGATCATTCTTGGCACCCTGGGCATTGGCGTCGTCGTCTCGCTGATGTTCCCCGGTCCGAAGGACGAGGACGCCCAGGATCGCGCATAG
- a CDS encoding HD domain-containing protein, whose amino-acid sequence MNQTDFALVVDALSFAAHKHRDQRRKDRDASPYINHPIALMRVLALEAGLQDPLVLGAALLHDTVEDTETTPEELAERFGPAIRDLVLEVSDDKTLSKAERKHQQVLHAAGASEGAKLIKLADKICNLRDVVNNPPSGWDLARRREYFDWAARVIDQLRGTHPGLEAIFDQVLARRP is encoded by the coding sequence ATGAATCAAACCGACTTTGCGCTTGTGGTCGACGCCTTGAGTTTCGCCGCGCACAAACACCGGGATCAACGTCGCAAGGACCGGGATGCCTCGCCCTACATCAATCACCCCATCGCACTCATGCGAGTGCTCGCGCTGGAGGCCGGTCTCCAGGATCCGCTCGTGCTCGGCGCGGCGCTGCTCCATGACACGGTCGAGGACACCGAGACCACGCCCGAGGAACTCGCGGAACGGTTTGGCCCCGCGATCCGCGATCTGGTGCTGGAGGTCAGCGACGACAAGACCTTGTCCAAGGCCGAGCGGAAGCATCAGCAGGTGCTGCACGCCGCGGGCGCCAGCGAGGGTGCAAAGCTGATCAAGCTCGCCGACAAAATCTGCAACCTGCGCGATGTGGTGAACAATCCGCCGAGCGGCTGGGATCTGGCGCGCCGCCGGGAGTACTTCGATTGGGCCGCCAGGGTCATCGACCAGTTGCGCGGAACGCATCCTGGACTGGAGGCGATTTTCGATCAGGTGCTCGCCCGGCGGCCCTGA